In Flavobacteriales bacterium, one genomic interval encodes:
- a CDS encoding 30S ribosomal protein S18 has product MASDNEIRYLTPIAIETNKEKYCRFKKMGITYIDYKDADFLLRFVNEQGKILPRRLTGTSLKYQRKVGQAIKRSRHLALMPYVADMLK; this is encoded by the coding sequence ATGGCATCAGACAACGAGATCCGTTACCTAACGCCGATCGCTATTGAAACGAACAAGGAGAAGTACTGTCGTTTCAAGAAGATGGGGATCACCTACATCGACTACAAGGACGCAGACTTTTTGCTTCGTTTCGTGAACGAACAAGGCAAGATCCTTCCTCGCCGGTTGACCGGTACAAGCCTTAAGTATCAGCGTAAAGTTGGTCAAGCGATCAAGCGTAGCCGCCATTTGGCGCTAATGCCGTACGTGGCCGACATGCTTAAATAA
- a CDS encoding multidrug transporter, whose product MHAGRRYTFTEVIRWTRRDILFFLISASIPTILYHYLGWTWLSIPWVPIAMIGTAVAFITGFKNNASYDRLWEARKIYGGIVNSSRAWGIMAKDLVTAKHATSPVSEETLHAVRTALIHRHIAWLHALRFQLRLPKPWEHMIKSYNKEYVDKWYKLDESHTKLEAVLEGLIPSTEKASVLAKSNVATQLIAYQSKALRELLDQGLIEDFRHMEMQGMLVTLYDHQGKCERIKNFPYPRQFATLNLMFVRLFVFMVPFGMLGEFAKLGEGFVWMTIPFSALVAWVFNMIERIGESTENPFEGSVNDVPITALTRTIEIDLREMLDERDIPAPIQPQNMILT is encoded by the coding sequence ATGCACGCTGGACGTAGATACACATTCACTGAGGTCATTCGCTGGACACGGAGAGATATCCTATTCTTCCTGATCTCTGCGTCCATCCCTACCATCCTCTACCACTATCTCGGATGGACATGGCTATCCATCCCATGGGTTCCGATCGCCATGATCGGCACGGCTGTGGCGTTCATAACAGGATTCAAGAACAACGCTTCGTATGATCGGCTTTGGGAAGCGCGAAAGATCTACGGTGGCATCGTGAATAGCAGCCGTGCCTGGGGTATCATGGCGAAGGATCTCGTGACAGCGAAACACGCTACGTCCCCTGTATCTGAAGAGACTTTGCATGCCGTACGGACAGCCCTTATTCACCGCCATATTGCCTGGTTGCATGCCTTGCGGTTCCAGTTGCGCTTACCGAAACCATGGGAACACATGATCAAATCCTATAACAAGGAATATGTGGACAAATGGTATAAACTGGACGAGAGCCATACCAAATTGGAAGCTGTATTGGAAGGGCTGATCCCTTCTACGGAAAAAGCCAGTGTGCTAGCAAAGAGCAATGTTGCCACACAGTTGATCGCCTACCAAAGCAAGGCATTACGCGAACTGTTGGACCAAGGCTTGATCGAGGACTTCCGTCATATGGAGATGCAAGGAATGTTGGTTACCCTGTACGACCATCAGGGTAAATGCGAACGGATCAAGAATTTTCCTTACCCCCGGCAATTTGCTACACTGAACCTGATGTTCGTGCGTTTGTTCGTTTTCATGGTTCCCTTCGGGATGTTAGGCGAATTCGCAAAACTTGGTGAGGGCTTCGTATGGATGACCATACCCTTCAGCGCATTGGTCGCTTGGGTGTTCAACATGATCGAGCGCATTGGCGAAAGCACCGAGAACCCGTTCGAGGGTAGCGTGAACGACGTGCCGATCACTGCACTCACTCGGACCATCGAGATCGATCTGCGCGAGATGCTGGATGAACGCGATATTCCAGCGCCGATCCAACCGCAGAACATGATCTTGACATAG
- a CDS encoding 50S ribosomal protein L9 — MEIILKQDVEHLGYANDVVKVKEGYARNFLLPRGLAISATPSEKKQLAETLKQRAHKEAKIKDEAIKIADGLENKTLKIGAKAGEAGKIFGSVNTIQIADAIRALGFEVDRKNIKLKGEAIKNLGKYEAEVVFHRDVIRTIPFDVVEE, encoded by the coding sequence ATGGAGATCATCCTAAAACAAGACGTAGAACATTTGGGCTACGCGAATGATGTGGTAAAAGTGAAGGAAGGGTACGCCCGTAACTTCCTCTTGCCACGTGGTTTGGCGATCAGCGCCACGCCAAGCGAAAAGAAGCAATTGGCCGAGACCTTGAAACAACGCGCTCACAAAGAGGCGAAGATCAAGGACGAAGCCATCAAGATCGCTGACGGACTGGAGAACAAGACTTTGAAGATCGGTGCGAAAGCAGGTGAAGCAGGGAAGATCTTCGGTAGCGTTAACACCATCCAGATCGCCGATGCCATCCGCGCACTCGGTTTCGAGGTGGACCGTAAGAACATCAAACTGAAAGGTGAAGCCATCAAGAACCTCGGTAAATACGAGGCGGAGGTTGTGTTCCACCGCGATGTGATCCGCACCATTCCTTTCGATGTAGTGGAGGAGTGA
- a CDS encoding DNA polymerase III subunit gamma/tau has protein sequence MEQFVVSARKYRPATFDTVVGQEAVTGTLKNAIKSDHLAQAFLFTGPRGVGKTTCARILARTINCENLSANVEACGTCAPCKDMDDGHSLNIFELDAASNNSVEDIRSLILQVSIAPQVGAKKVYIIDEVHMLSPQAFNAFLKTLEEPPSYAIFILATTEKHKIIPTILSRCQVFDFRRITVADISKHLSDIATKEGITAEPQALHTIAKKADGGLRDALSIFDQLVSFAGNTLTYKDVLSNLNVLDHEHYFRITDNIIAGDSAAALVEYNSILQQGFDGHLFVTGLGRHFRDLLVSQDPRTLPLLEVSEDLTKRYGEQAQAADRALIIQGLDKLAQTDTQYKLSKEPRLLVELALIQLCNVNVAATVAAPQPSSALPEAQKKSPDVAVAPTNGRVRSETNGNATVNVVAEPLPEQEPPTPAEEVTAPISASSPRSDNYVPKRRLAGQVSIKRSMEAVAETEPEMAASVDTEHGSDALIAKKEVNPALLLKVWRDYTAKIKNEGKISVASTLAGREPQAVGISKITFAVVNNVQENYMRTEKPELLGYLRRQMGDMALEMEVIKEKIVTKPRYTTLDKFKLMAEKNPALFLLQKELDLDLG, from the coding sequence ATGGAGCAGTTCGTTGTTAGTGCCAGAAAGTACCGGCCAGCCACCTTTGATACGGTCGTTGGGCAAGAGGCCGTTACCGGCACATTGAAGAATGCCATTAAAAGCGATCATCTCGCGCAAGCGTTCCTGTTCACCGGGCCACGCGGTGTGGGCAAGACCACGTGTGCGCGCATTCTGGCCCGGACCATCAACTGCGAGAACCTGAGCGCGAACGTGGAGGCCTGCGGCACCTGCGCTCCCTGCAAGGACATGGATGATGGACATAGCCTCAACATCTTCGAGCTGGATGCCGCCAGCAATAACAGTGTAGAAGATATCCGAAGCTTGATCTTGCAAGTAAGTATTGCACCGCAAGTGGGTGCCAAGAAGGTGTACATCATTGACGAGGTACACATGCTAAGTCCCCAAGCTTTCAATGCATTTTTGAAAACTTTGGAAGAGCCACCAAGCTATGCAATTTTCATTTTGGCAACCACGGAGAAGCACAAGATCATACCCACAATTTTAAGTCGCTGCCAAGTTTTTGATTTCCGGCGGATCACTGTGGCGGACATCAGCAAGCACTTAAGCGATATTGCAACTAAAGAAGGCATTACGGCCGAGCCACAAGCCTTGCACACCATTGCCAAAAAAGCGGATGGCGGCCTGCGCGATGCATTGAGCATTTTCGACCAGTTGGTGAGTTTCGCTGGGAACACATTGACCTACAAGGATGTTCTGAGCAATTTGAACGTACTTGATCACGAGCACTATTTCCGGATCACGGATAACATCATTGCTGGCGATAGCGCTGCCGCGTTGGTCGAGTACAACAGCATTCTGCAACAAGGCTTCGATGGGCATTTGTTCGTTACCGGACTTGGTCGGCATTTCCGCGATCTGCTCGTGAGCCAAGATCCACGGACATTACCGTTGCTGGAAGTAAGTGAAGATCTTACCAAGCGTTACGGCGAGCAAGCGCAAGCGGCAGACCGAGCGTTGATCATACAAGGATTGGATAAGTTGGCACAGACCGACACCCAATACAAGTTGAGCAAGGAACCACGACTACTGGTTGAGCTTGCATTGATCCAATTGTGCAACGTGAATGTTGCCGCTACAGTGGCTGCACCACAGCCGAGTTCCGCACTACCGGAAGCACAAAAAAAAAGTCCTGACGTAGCGGTAGCGCCAACTAATGGGCGTGTACGATCCGAAACGAACGGTAATGCAACGGTAAACGTGGTAGCGGAGCCGCTCCCGGAGCAAGAACCACCAACCCCAGCGGAAGAAGTAACCGCACCAATTTCGGCGAGCAGCCCACGGTCGGATAATTACGTTCCCAAACGAAGGTTGGCCGGTCAAGTGAGCATTAAACGTTCCATGGAAGCCGTTGCGGAAACGGAACCAGAGATGGCCGCATCGGTGGATACGGAGCATGGCTCTGATGCATTGATCGCTAAAAAGGAGGTCAATCCAGCGCTGTTGCTGAAAGTGTGGCGGGATTATACTGCGAAGATCAAGAATGAAGGCAAGATCAGTGTTGCTTCCACGCTAGCGGGTCGTGAACCTCAAGCGGTAGGTATCAGCAAGATCACGTTCGCTGTGGTTAACAACGTCCAGGAGAACTACATGCGCACGGAGAAACCGGAGCTTTTGGGTTATTTACGGCGGCAGATGGGTGACATGGCGTTGGAGATGGAAGTGATCAAGGAAAAGATCGTTACCAAACCGCGCTACACCACCTTGGATAAGTTCAAACTGATGGCAGAGAAAAATCCAGCGTTGTTCCTTCTGCAAAAGGAGTTGGATCTGGATCTTGGGTAG
- a CDS encoding 30S ribosomal protein S6 translates to MTNRYETVFILTPVLSEDQTKETVKKFKDLIKAGNGTVRHEENWGMRKLAYPIQKKSTGFYYLFEFDCEAELIAKLETEFRRDERVIRFLTIVMDKHHVDFAEKHRTKAVKKEPVESLKA, encoded by the coding sequence ATGACCAATAGGTACGAAACCGTCTTCATTTTAACTCCCGTTTTGTCTGAGGACCAGACAAAGGAGACGGTAAAAAAATTCAAAGACCTGATCAAAGCAGGCAATGGCACGGTCCGCCATGAAGAGAACTGGGGGATGCGCAAACTTGCATATCCCATCCAGAAGAAGTCAACCGGCTTCTACTACCTGTTCGAGTTCGATTGCGAAGCTGAACTTATCGCGAAGCTCGAAACTGAATTCCGCCGCGATGAACGTGTTATCCGCTTCCTCACGATCGTGATGGACAAGCACCACGTTGATTTCGCAGAGAAACACCGCACCAAAGCGGTGAAGAAAGAACCCGTTGAATCCCTAAAAGCGTAA